One stretch of Passer domesticus isolate bPasDom1 chromosome 2, bPasDom1.hap1, whole genome shotgun sequence DNA includes these proteins:
- the POLR1D gene encoding protein POLR1D isoform X1 — MEEDPELERKAVEELLKEAKRGRTRAETMGAMGWLKCPLAGTNKRFLINTIKNTLPSQKEQDPEREQKEDDKESEPNKSRKEEKPKKRRIHPYTPSFQSRRRVSYSPPRHQSRSQHTKDKHEKRSSKR, encoded by the exons GAAGGCTGTGGAAGAGTTACTTAAAGAGGCAAAACGTGGGAGAACCAGAGCTGAAACAATGGGAGCTATGGGCTG GTTGAAATGTCCTCTTGCCGGTACAAATAAAAGATTTCTTATTAATACCATCAAAAACACGTTGCCGTCTCAAAAAGAACAAGACCCAGAGCGTGAGCAAAAGGAAGATGATAAGGAGTCTGAACCAAACAAAagcaggaaagaagaaaaaccaaagAAACGCAGAATTCACCCGTATACGCCCAGCTTTCAATCCAGAAGGAGAGTCAGCTACTCTCCTCCAAGGCACCAAAGCAGGAGCCAGCACACAAAGGATAAACATGAAAAGCGATCAAGCAAGCgatga
- the POLR1D gene encoding protein POLR1D isoform X2 → MGAMGWLKCPLAGTNKRFLINTIKNTLPSQKEQDPEREQKEDDKESEPNKSRKEEKPKKRRIHPYTPSFQSRRRVSYSPPRHQSRSQHTKDKHEKRSSKR, encoded by the exons ATGGGAGCTATGGGCTG GTTGAAATGTCCTCTTGCCGGTACAAATAAAAGATTTCTTATTAATACCATCAAAAACACGTTGCCGTCTCAAAAAGAACAAGACCCAGAGCGTGAGCAAAAGGAAGATGATAAGGAGTCTGAACCAAACAAAagcaggaaagaagaaaaaccaaagAAACGCAGAATTCACCCGTATACGCCCAGCTTTCAATCCAGAAGGAGAGTCAGCTACTCTCCTCCAAGGCACCAAAGCAGGAGCCAGCACACAAAGGATAAACATGAAAAGCGATCAAGCAAGCgatga